The following proteins come from a genomic window of Misgurnus anguillicaudatus chromosome 10, ASM2758022v2, whole genome shotgun sequence:
- the gpsm3 gene encoding uncharacterized protein gpsm3: protein MESSVEATMDSLEVKVEASEDKQLEPLLILEEGDEPLDAINNRDRGRTVLRVKKGDEKINNDTGIIAEDTEENAHDHNSVQLEKSESDVTEAERNEENIVNLEVKDQENILKMDARLSEGTQETDKHAAVRPEKMPQEATQEPEKTNADMSTQDKATARVEVKLRPKDRLSPDDAKQMVHRLSGSHDALCELLYTLQEGRRLNDQRCSFQLEGRRRCYSEPSTPRPSHKVVFSSMTSLQKEEFFDLLATSQGRRLDDQRAELQNIPSAPPPPQPKVKQRKSSCKVTEVSRVVPTPAPKEDLYNMIVVSQAQGRIEEQRCSAPGPMDDEDFFSLLLKVQGGRMDEQRTELKSVHL from the exons ATGGAGAGCTCTGTAGAAGCCACTATGGACTCCCTAGAGGTCAAAGTTGAAGCCTCAGAGGACAAGCAATTGGAACCTCTTCTCATTCTCGAAGAGGGGGATGAACCATTGGATGCGATAAACAACAGAGATCGAGGACGGACAGTACTGAGAGTTAAGAAGGGTGATGAAAAGATAAACAATGATACTGGCATCATCGCAGAAGACACGGAGGAAAACGCACACGATCACAACAGTGTCCAGCTGGAAAAAAGTGAGAGTGATGTAACAGAAGCAGAAAGGAATGAGGAGAATATCGTAAATCTTGAGGTGAAAGAtcaggaaaatattttgaaaatggaTGCGAGATTGTCAGAAGGAACACAAGAGACAGACAAGCACGCAGCTGTCAGACCAGAAAAAATGCCACAAGAAGCAACACAGGAACCAGAAAAGACCAACGCGGATATGTCAACTCAAGATAAAGCGACTGCTCGAGTAGAAGTTAAGCTACGGCCCAAAGACAGACTGAGCCCTGATGATGCAAAGCAAATG GTTCACAGGTTATCAGGCTCTCATGATGCTCTGTGCGAGCTGCTGTATACCTTACAAGAGGGCAGAAGACTCAATGATCAGCGCTGCTCGTTTCAACTGGAGGGCCGCAGAAGATGTTACTCCGAACCGAGCACACCGCGTCCCAGCCATAAAG TGGTCTTCTCCTCCATGACTTCGCTGCAGAAGGAGGAATTCTTCGATTTGCTGGCGACCTCGCAGGGTCGTCGACTCGATGACCAGCGAGCAGAGCTCCAGAACATTCCTTCAGCCCCTCCGCCCCCCCAACCCAAAGTCAAACAGAGGAAGAGCAGCTGTAAGGTCACTGAGGTCAGCCGAGTGGTTCCCACACCAGCACCCAAAGAAGACTTGTACAACATGATCGTCGTCTCACAA GCGCAGGGCCGAATTGAGGAGCAGCGCTGCTCGGCTCCAGGGCCGATGGACGATGAGGATTTCTTCTCTTTGTTGTTAAAAGTCCAGGGTGGAAGAATGGATGAACAGAGAACAGAGCTCAAATCTGTTCATTTATAG